The region GTGTATTCATGTCTTGGAGTCTATTTACTCTTTTCGGCTGCTGCCAACTGTCCGCAGGCGCCATCTATCTCGCGCCCGCGCGTATCGCGCACAGTCACGGGAACTCCATAGTTCTCCAGGATTCGGACAAACTCTTCCTCGTCTTCGCGGCGCGATGCGGTCCATTTCGAACCAGGCGTTGGGTTAAGCGGGATCAAGTTCACGTGGGCGTTGCGGCTCTTGAGTAAACGCCCCAATAAATCTGCGCGCCAAGATTGATCATTGATATCGCGAATTAGCGCATACTCGATTGAATAACGGCGCCCAGTCTTCTTCTCATATGCATCGGCTGCAGCCAGAACTTCGCGAACATTAAAGCGCGAGTTAATTGGCACAAGTGAATCGCGGAGTTCATCATCTGGCGTATGCAGAGAAACCGCCAAGGTGCAGTTGATGCCCTCATCCATTAACTTCTCAATCCCATTTACCAAACCAACTGTGGAAACTGTTACTGAACGAGCGGAAATTCCTAAACCATCTGGGTTTGGATCTGTGATGTTGCGAAGCGTGCGTACAACTGCGTTGTAATTTGCAAGTGGCTCGCCCATTCCCATAAACACGATATTAGAAAGACGCGCTTCTCCCCCAGGGAGTTCGCCATTTGCACAAGCTCGCGCTGCAGCCACAATCTGTTCGGTGATTTCACCAGCAGTTAGATTTCGAGTTAGACCAGCTTGACCGGTCGCACAGAACGGACAGTTCATTCCGCATCCTGCTTGAGATGAGATGCAAACGGTTACACGATCTGTATAACGCATTAATACAGATTCAACTAAAACACCATCATGCAATTTCCAGAGATCTTTCCGGGTCATGCCGTTGTCAGTAGTTCGTGATGTAACAAGTTGAATTAACTTTGGTGTTAGCGCATCAGCAATTGATTGACGTTCAGCCGTTGGGATATCGGTCCACTCTTCAGGGTTATTAGATAAGTGAGAGAAATAGTGAGTTGCAACCTGCGAGGCACGAAAAGGTTGCAGGCCAAGTTCCTTCGCCCAGATCTTGCGATCAGCAGGAGATAGGTCCGCTAAATGTTTTGGCGCCTTCTTGCGTTGCGGTGGCTCATCGAAAACTAATTTGAGTTCAGGATTTGCATCAGGTCTGGTGCTCATAAAATCCCTGAATCTTGTGCGCGATGCACAATTTCAAGGGCAAGCCATAGCGCAGGAGCGGCAAACAAAACTGAATCTAGGCGATCCATAATTCCGCCATGGCCGGGCAAGAGATTTCCCATATCTTTTATCGCCATATCGCGCTTTAGAGCAGATTCAATTAGATCTCCTGATGTTGCGGTGAAAACAGTTAATAGTCCAGCGAGTGCGCCTAACCACCACTCGGCGCCCATAATGTAATGAAATGCGATAGCGCCACCTGCAATAGTAAATACAAGTGAGCCAAGTAAGCCTTCTATGGTTTTCTTGGGACTGATCTTTGGCGCAAGTGGATGCTTGCCGAAAAGTACGCCAGTTAAATAAGCGAAGGTGTCATTACATCCAACCAAGACTACAAAAGTCATGACGCGCTCTAGCCCATTGCTCGGGCGAGCCAACAAGATTAAGAAGCCTGCTAAAAATGGTAGATAGACAAGTGCAAGTGCGGATGCGGATGCGGTTTTAACAAAGTTAACCGTTCCTCGTGGAAGTAGTAGAACCAAGAGGCAAGGAAAGGCAATTGCAGTAGCTACGGCTAGACCTGAGATTCCGCCGAACCAGGTAGCGGCACATAGGCCAACTGCAGCCGTAGTAAGTGACCAAAGTGGAATATGAATATCAATTGCAGTGAATGCTTTATTTAGCTCGCGAATTCCGAGTACTACCGCAATCGTAACCACTAGGGCAAAAATTGCGCGCTGATAAGCAAGTGCAAACCAAACAAGTGCGATTAGCGATAGCGAGACAGCGATAGAAGGAAGGAGTTTTCTTCCCGCACGCTTATTAATCGCCTCGTTTATCGAATGTAAATCAGACACTTGTTTGTATTAAGAACTTCTAGACCTCTAGAAGTTCAGCCTCCTTATGCTTTAAGAGTTCATCGATCTTGGTGACGTGCTCTGATGTAACTTTTTCAAGTTCTTTCTCGCCACGCGCTAAATCATCTTTTCCAATGTCGCCATCTTTTTCGAGTTTTTCCATAAGTTCTTTGGCGGCACGGCGAATATTGCGGATTGAAACCTTTGAATCTTCCGCCTTACCTTTGGCTACTTTGATGTAATCCTTACGACGTTCCTCAGAAAGTTGTGGCAGTGCAACGCGAATAACCACGCCATCATTGCCGGGATTTACACCGAGATCTGATTCGCGGATCGCCTTTTCAATGCTCGCCATCGCTCCTTTATCAAAAGGGGCAACGATTGCCATGCGCGCTTCGGGTACTTGAATTGAAGCTAGTTGCGAAAGAGGTGTGTAGGTACCGTAATAATCAACCATGATCTTATTGAAGAGCGCAGGGTGAGCACGACCGGTGCGGATCGTTGCAAAGTCATCCTTGGCAACTTCTACAGCCTTATCCATCTTGCTCTGAGCATCGGCTAGAGCACTTGCTACATCTGCCATTTTCTAACTCCTCTAATTTGGTAAAGCTTTGGTAAATCTCTGGGAAAACTTTTTTAAAATTAAGAAACTAACGTGCCAATCTTTTCGCCACGAACTGCGCGTGCGATATTGCCGCTTGCCATCAAATCGAAAACGATGATCGGTAGCTTATTTTCACGGCAGAGGCTAAACGCTGCGGCATCTGCGACAGCGAGTGATTTGGAGAGAACTTCGTTATAGGAAATCTCATCGAACTTTGTAGCTGATGCATCCTTCTTTGGATCTGCGCTATAAACGCCATCAACGCCGCTCTTGGCCAGAAGCAAAGCTTCAGAACCGATTTCAAGTGCGCGCTGTGCGGCAACTGTGTCGGTTGTAAAGAATGGCATTCCAGCGCCTGCGCCGAAAATTACTACGCGACCTTTTTCAAGGTGGCGAATTGCCCGACGCGGAATGTAAGGCTCTGCAACTTGACCCATGGTGATCGCGGTTTGTACGCGAGTGTCAACGCCTTCTTTTTCTAGAAAATCTTGGAGCGCAAGACAGTTCATAACTGTTCCGAGCATTCCCATGTAGTCAGCGCGGGCGCGATCCATACCAACTTGCTGAAGTTCGGCGCCGCGGAAGTAATTACCGCCACCAACTACAACTGCCATTTGCACGCCAGTTTTTACAACATCTTTAATTTGCTTTGCGACATCGCGCATCACATCGATATCTACGCCGATGCCTTTTTCTCCCCCGAAAACTTCTCCGGAAAGTTTAAGGAGCACCCGCCGATACGTTCCTCTTGTACCGGGCATGGGTGCTCCTTTTCTAAAACGTTGTTCTGGCTAGTTTACTGACCTACGCGGAAACGGTGGAATGCCTTGACGGCGGTTCCTGCCTCATCGAGGATCTGCTTGACGGTCTTCTTCGCATCTTTAGCGAAAGCCTGCTCGATCAAGGAAACTTCCTTGACGAAGCCGGTTACGCGACCTTCGATGATCTTTGAAAGTGAAGCCTCTGGCTTACCTTCTTCGCGAGCTGTTTCTTCAGCGATGCGTCGCTCATTTTCGATGAGATCTGCAGGAACATCTTCGCGATTCACAAACTTAGGTGCGAATGCGGCGATGTGCTGGGCAATATCTTTACCAACTTCAGCTGCTTCTTTAGCAAGTGAAACTAGTACGCCAACTTGTGGTGGAAGATCTGGTGAAGTCTTGTGTAGGTAAAGTCCAACTGGACCATCTACAACAGCGACGTTACGAATTTCGATCTTCTCACCGAGTGTTGCGTTGCCTTCATCTATAACTGATTGAACGCTCTTGCCATTAGACATTGTTGAAGCAAGGAATGCCTCAACGGTTGCTGTCTTTGAAGCAAGTAGGTGATCAACTAGTTCATCACCAAGTGCGATAAAACGCTCGCCCTTTGCAACGAAGTCTGTTTCGCAGTTGAGCTCGAGCATTACGCCGAGGTCTCCTGAAACCTTTGCAACTACTAGACCATTTGAAGTTAAGCGACCTTCGCGCTTGGTAACTCCCTTAAGTCCTTTTACACGGATGAGATCGAGGGCTTTGTCATAATCGCCATCTGCTTCATCAAGTGCCTTCTTGCAATCGAGCATTCCTGCTGCAGTTGCTTCGCGAAGACGTTTTACATCATCTGCTGAATAGTTAGCCAATTTACTTATGCCTCCGGAGTTGTTGGTGCTGCTTCAAGTAGCTCTTTTTCAAGCGCTTCAGTTGCCGCGTTCTTTGCAGCATCTGGAGCAGGTGCAGCTGCTGTGCGAGTCTTCATGCCCTCAACAATTGCATCAGTGATAACGCGTGTCAGAAGTCCGATTGAACGGATTGCATCGTCGTTACCTGGAATCTTGTAATCAACTTCATCGGGATCGCAGTTTGTATCAAGGATCGCAATAACTGGGATTCCCAGCTTCTTTGCCTCAGCAACTGCGAGGTGCTCCTTCTTGGTATCAACAACCCAAATTGCTGAAGGCAACTTGGTCATATGACGGATACCGTCGAGGTTCTTAAATAGCTTTTCGCGCTCACGACGAAGAACAAGAAGTTCTTTCTTTGTAAGCAAAAGGTCATTTGCATTCTCAAGAGCTTCAAGCTCCTTGAGGCGCTGAATGCGCTTGTAAACAGTTGGGAAGTTAGTGAGCATTCCACCCAACCAGCGCTCGGTGACGGTTGGCATTCCAACACGTGCAGCCTGCTGCATGATTGGTTCGTGTGCTTGCTTCTTTGTTCCAACGAATAGAACGTGTCCGCCCTTTGCGACGGTGTCCTTTACGAATTCATATGCTTGATCGATAAGTGCAAGTGATTGCTGGATATCGATGATGTAGATGCCGTTGCGCTCTGTGAAAATGAAGCGCTTCATCTTTGGGTTCCAGCGACGTGTCTGATGTCCGAAGTGGACTCCACTGTCGAGGAGTTCTCGCATTGTTACAACTGCCATGGCAGCGTTCTCCTTTTTAGGTTTTTGCGCACAGCGCAATAAACCTGCTCGGTTAATGGCTTAACAATTTGTTAGGCCCGTCGCACCTACAACGCCGACCAACCTTTGAAAATAAATTTCTTAAGTCGGACCGAAGTGGCTTGTATTCCCTGACATTTCAATTACTGAATTGGTCAGTTCATACATAAGTGCTGAGATGTCACCAAAGGTTCCTTTAAAGAATGGCTCTGGTGCAGGGGAAATCTTACCTGTCGCCGAGGGGTGCTAAATCCACCTTCTATGCGCGGGGGTGGGCTTGTTTAAAGGCTTTTTGCAGTCTCTCAGTTGATACGTGCGTATAGATCTGGGTTGTTGCAAGGGATGCATGTCCCAAGATTTCTTGAACCGTGCGAAGGTCTGCGCCTCCTTCTAGGAGATGAGTTGCTGCCGAATGGCGCAGAGCATGTGGTCCTAACTTCACTGCACCTTCCAAAGCTTGTAACGCTTGATAAACAACGGTGCGAACAGTGCGTTGATCAATTCGCTTACCGCGCGCTCCAAGAAAAACGGCACGATCTGATTTATCTCCAGCCAATGATGGGCGACCTTCTTTTAACCAAGCAACGAGTGCGCGCATCGCCGGATTTCCGAGCGGAATCGTGCGCTCTTTATTTCCTTTACCGATTACGCGAATAGTGTTTCGCTCGTAATCAATATCTTGTAGATCAAGACCGCAGAGTTCAGAGACGCGGGCACCGCTGGCATATAAGACTTCGACCATCGCGCAATCACGTTTTGATAGCGGTCCATCTTCATCTGCAACCCTGGTTGCAAGTGCATCCATAGCTAGGCCGGCATCGGCAATGTTTAATACCTCTGGCAAAGTTCGCGCACCCTTTGGGGTTGCAAGCGTTGCCCCCACATCTTTTGCTAGGTAACCCTTCTTAGTTGCCCATTTAGTAAATAAGCGAATCGAAACCGCGCGACGCGAAAGCGTGGTGCGCGCTCCCCCTTTGACTTGCTGGTTGGCGAGCCAAGAACGAATATGTGAAAGCTCGAGTTTAGAAAAGTCAGTTATATCTAATTTTTCTAAGTGTTCGAAGAAAGAATCCAGATCGCCTAAGTAGGCGCGAATTGTGTGGGCCGAAAGGTTGCGCTCGGATTCGAGGTATTTCAGAAAGGCGTCGCGAATTTCGCTTAGTGCAACGCTTCCCATGCGTTAAAGGTTACTCGGGTTTGCGACCTTGGCGCAGTAAGCCGAAGGTGACCGCATCTTCAAGTGCCATCGCAGATGCCGCAATAACGTTTTCGTGAACACCAACAGTGTTCCATTCGCCTTTGCCATCTGAAGTTTCTACAAGTACGCGGGTGATCGCACCTGTGCCAAGGCGTCCTTCGAGGATACGTACTTTGTAATCTGTAAGTTCCAGAACTTCTAGTTCTGGATACAACTGCTTTAAGCCAGAACGAAGCGCGTTATCGAATGCGTTAACTGGGCCGTTTCCTGAGCCTGAGCAAGAGATCTCTTTACCTTGCGCGGTCACAGTTACTTCCGCTTTCGTAACGATGCTCTGATCTTCAGCGCGCTCTACAGTTGTGAGCCAGTGATCAATTGTGAAAAATGAAGGACGCTTGCCAGAGATTTCTTCTAGCAAGAGTAGTTCGAATGACGCATCTGCTGCTTCAAAGGTAAAGCCGCGAGATTCCATCTCCTTTACGCGATCAACTACGCGTCCAACTAATTCGCGATCGCCGCCAAGATCTACGCCGAGTTCTTGTGATTTAAGTTCGATCGAAGCGCGACCGGCCATATCTGAAACCAGCATTCGCATATCGTTTCCGACTGATGCAGGATCTTCATGTTGGTATAAGAACGGATCGACTTTAATTGCAGAGGCATGAAGACCCGCCTTGTGTGCAAATGCGGAGACACCAACGTACGGTTGACGCGCCGATGGTGAAATATTGGTTACTTCTGCGACTGCATGAGAAATTCGGAAAGATTCGCGAAGCGCGTTTGGAGGCAAGACCAATTGCTTCTTCTTTAATTCTAAGTTAGCGATAATTGTTACGAGATCAGCATTTCCGGTTCGTTCGCCATAACCGTTAAGTGTTCCCTGTACGTGTGTGGCACCTGCAGCAACCGCGGCCATTGAGTTTGCAACAGCACACCCAGTGTCGTTGTGGCAGTGGATGCCGATACGGGCAGAAGTCGCAGTTAAAACATCATGAACAACATCGGCAATTTCATCAGGCAGCATTCCGCCATTGGTATCGCAGAGCGCAGCAACATCGGCGCCTGCTTCCATCGCAACGCGGATTACTTCAAGTGCGTAATCGCGGTTGGCGCGATAGCCATCGAAGAAGTGCTCAGCGTCAAGAAATACTCGTTGTCCTTCTTGGCGAAGGTGGGTTACTGAATCGCGAATCATCGCGAGGTTCTCTTCGAGCGTTGTCTTAAGTGCAAGATCAACGTGGCGATCAAATGCCTTTGCAACCAAGGTAACTGCAGGAGCGCCGCTATCGCGAAGCGCACCAAGTAATACATCATCAGCAGCTTTAACGTTTGGGCGACGAGTTGCACCGAATGCCACAAAGATGGCGTTCTTAAGCTTTAACTCTTTCTTAGCAAGGGCAAAGAATTCGGTGTCCTTTGGATTAGCTCCTGGCCAACCGCCTTCGATAAAACCAACGCCGAGATCATCAAGGTGACGAGCGATAGTTAGTTTGTCGTGAACGGAAAGATTTAAACCCTCTTGCTGTGCGCCATCGCGCAGAGTGGTGTCATAGATATGGAAAGCATCAGAGATGGTCATTAGATAACTCGTTTAACCCAGCCGTGCTTATCTGCAGTTGTACCGTGCTGAATTGCGAGCAAATGATTGCGGATTTGCATAGTGATCGCACCAGGCTGTCCATCACCTGTTACCCAAGTACCCATTGCGCTCTTAGCTTGGCCAACTGGTGAAACAACAGCGGCAGTACCGCAAGCAAAGATTTCGGTGATCTCACCGGATGAAACACCGATGCGCCAGTCGTCGATAGAGAGCATCACTTCATCGGTCTTGTAACCAAGATCTTTTGCAGCGGACAAAATTGAATCGCGAGTAATACCTGGCAATAAAGTGCCGGTTAACTTTGGAGTAATAACAGTTGCATCGGCGCCTTCGCCCTTTACGAAGTAAAGGTTCATGCCGCCCATTTCTTCAATCCACTTGCGCTCTTTGGCATCGATCCAAACAACTTGATCGCAGCCTTCTTTTGCGGCTGCCTTCTGTGCAACAAGGGAAGCCGCATAGTTTCCGCCGCACTTTGCTTCACCAGTTCCGCCTTGTGCTGCGCGGACATATTCAGTTGAGATCCAAACAGATACTGCCTTAGATGGATCAAAGTAAGCACCCGCTGGCGTTGCAATAAGAATGTAAGTTGCTTTATTTGATGGGCGAACGCCTAAACCAACTTCGGTAGCGATCATAAATGGGCGTATATATAGAGATTCGCCGACTTTATTTGGAACCCATCCTGCATCTTGCTTTACAAGAGTTTCAACTGTTTCGAGGAAAAGTGCTTCGGGCATTTCTGGAAGTGCTAGACGCGCTGCCGATTTTGCAAAGCGTCGCGCATTTGCTTCAGGACGAAATAGTGCGATTCCGCCATCTGGTTGGCGATAAGCCTTCATACCTTCGAAGATCTCTTGTCCATAATGGAAAACTGCTGTTGCTGGATCAAGTGAGAGCGGCCCGTAAGGAATTAACTCTGGTTCAGCCCAGCCACCATCTTGCGTCCATTCGCAGATAACCATGTGGTCTGTGTAGTACTTACCAAATCCGCCTTCGGCAACCAAAGCATCGCGAGTCGCGGCATCTTTAGCGTTGGGATTTAGTTTGATCTTCATTTTAAAGTTGCGCGAGTAGCGCATCTCCGATTTCTGTAGTGCTTCGCTTCTTATCAGCGCGTGCTAGTAAATCTGCATTTACGGCCGCTTCGATCTCACGAGCAGCATCTGCATAACCCAAGTGGTCCATCATCATCGCAACTGACATAACTGTTGCAGTTGGGTCAGCTAAGTTCTTGCCCGCGATATCTGGCGCTGAGCCGTGTACTGGCTCGAACATTGATGGAAATGCTCCGGTTGGATTGATATTGCCAGAGGCTGCAAGACCAATGCCGCCGCAGATTGCTGCTGCGATATCGGTCAAGATATCTCCAAATAAGTTATCGGTTACGACAACGTCAAAGCGTTCTGGGTTGGTAACGAAGAACATTGATGCGGCATCAACGTGCAGGTAATCAGTAGTTACACCTGGGAACTCTTTGGCAACTTCATTGAAGGTGCGGGTCCAAAGGCTGCCAGCGCGAGTTAATACATTGTTCTTGTGAACAAGCGTTAACTTCTTGCGATCGCGCTTTGCGGCGCGCGCAAAGGCATCACGAATTACTCGCTCAGCACCGCGGCGGGTATTTAGAGATTCTTCAGTTGCGATTTCGGCATCGGTTCCTTCAGCAAGAACTCCGCCAGCGCCAACGTATGGGCCTTCGGTTCCTTCACGAACCACGATGAAATCGATTGGCGCCTTTGTAGCAAGCGGACCAGTTACACCAGCGCGCAAGACAGCAGGACGCAAGTTGATGTAGTGATCGAATGCGAAGCGAAGCTTAAGAAGCAATCCGCGTTCTAGAACTCCACTTGGAACTGTTGGATCTCCAACCGCTCCTAGCAAGATGACATCTGCCTTAGCGATTTCAGCAAGAACGGAATCTGGCAGAACTTCTCCAGTGCGATGCCAATAACCTGCGCCAAGATCGTATTCGGTCTTAGTGAAAGTCACGTCGTACTTTGCGGCGACCTTATCGAGAACGCGAAGACCTTGGGCAACCACTTCTGGTCCAATTCCATCGCCTGCGATAACAGCAAGATTTATATTTTTCATATAGCGCCCATTAGTTCACTAAGGTAACTGAACGGACGAGATCGGCACCAGTTTCCTTAGCAACTGCCGAAACAATTGCATCAGCAACAGGTGAGTCAACGGTGATAGCCATCAACGCTTCTCCCCCAGCGCTAGCGCGGGCAACTTGCATTCCTGCAATATTGATTCCGGCTTTGCCAAGTGCGTTTCCGACTGCGCCAACAACGCCTGGGCGATCGGCATAACGCAAGAAGAGCAAGTTATCGGTTGGTGGAAGATCAAGATCGAAACCATCGATTGCGATGATCTTTTCAACTTTGCGGATACCCATCAAAGTTCCATCAACGGTGATCGACTTTCCATTTGCAAGTGCGCAATGCAAAGAAATCATGCTTCTGTATTCCGGGCTTACTGCATCAGTATCTGACGTTGATGTCAGATTGCGAGCAGCTGCAAGGCCTGGAGCGTTTACATATGTAACATCTTCAGCGCCAGTTGCAAGTAGTGCGCCCTTAAGTGCGCTAATGGCCAAGATTGATGAATCATGCTCAGAGATATCTCCGCGCACATGGACATCAAGATTGGTTGGAAGCTCTCCCGCAATTGCAGTTGCGATCTGCGCCATCTTTTCAACGAGTGGAAGCGATGGACGAATTTCCTCGTGGATTGCGCCACCCTTTACGTTGACTGCATCAGGAACTAGCTCGCCAGCAAGTGCTTTACGAACTGAAACTGCAACGGCAATTCCAGCGCGCTCTTGAGCCTCATCAGTTGATGCGCCCAAGTGTGGAGTTGCAACTACTTGATCAAGTTGGAACAAAGGTGAATCAGTACAAGGTTCGGTGACATAAACATCAAGTCCAGCACCAGCAACGCGACCTTCAACGATCGCATCGTGCAGAGCGGCCTCATCGAGAACGCCACCACGAGCTGCGTTGATGATGCGAACTGAAGGCTTAACTTTCTTAAGCGCTTCTACGCCGATCAAATTTGCAGTCTCTTTAGTCTTTGGCAAGTGAATTGTGATGAAGTCACTTCGAGTAAGAAGTGTGTCTAGATCAACTAGTTCAACGCCAAGCTGTGCAGCGCGGGCTGGCTGTAGGTATGGATCGTAGGCAACTACGTTCATGCCAAATGCCTGCATGCGATGAGCAACTAACTGGCCAATACGTCCGAAGCCAACAATGCCAAGTGTTTTTTCAAATAGTTCAGCGCCGGTGTACTTAGAGCGCGCCCACTTGCCATTACGGAGTGCCGCATGTGCTGGTGAGATGAAACGTGCTGAAGCAAGTAGCAATGAGATGGCAAGCTCTGCCGCAGAGACAATATTTGAAGTTGGTGCGTTAACGACCATTACACCTGCAGTTGTTGCTGCAGGAATATCAACGTTATCTAAACCAACGCCAGCGCGTGCAATAACTTTCAAACCCTTTGCCGCAGCGATTGCTTCTGCATCCATCTTGGTTGCAGAACGGATCAAGACCGCATCGACTCCTTTGCCAAGTTCGGCAAGGAGTTCGGTGCGGTTTGCGCCATCACAATTGCGTACTTCAAAATCCGGGCCTAGCGCTTCTAGGGTTGCCGGACTTAATTCTTCAGCGATTAATACAACAGGTTTAGCCACGCGCAGCGCTTCCTTCTCGGTAATCATCTTTATTTGAAGTCTT is a window of Candidatus Planktophila lacus DNA encoding:
- the tsf gene encoding translation elongation factor Ts — translated: MANYSADDVKRLREATAAGMLDCKKALDEADGDYDKALDLIRVKGLKGVTKREGRLTSNGLVVAKVSGDLGVMLELNCETDFVAKGERFIALGDELVDHLLASKTATVEAFLASTMSNGKSVQSVIDEGNATLGEKIEIRNVAVVDGPVGLYLHKTSPDLPPQVGVLVSLAKEAAEVGKDIAQHIAAFAPKFVNREDVPADLIENERRIAEETAREEGKPEASLSKIIEGRVTGFVKEVSLIEQAFAKDAKKTVKQILDEAGTAVKAFHRFRVGQ
- the rpsB gene encoding 30S ribosomal protein S2, translating into MAVVTMRELLDSGVHFGHQTRRWNPKMKRFIFTERNGIYIIDIQQSLALIDQAYEFVKDTVAKGGHVLFVGTKKQAHEPIMQQAARVGMPTVTERWLGGMLTNFPTVYKRIQRLKELEALENANDLLLTKKELLVLRREREKLFKNLDGIRHMTKLPSAIWVVDTKKEHLAVAEAKKLGIPVIAILDTNCDPDEVDYKIPGNDDAIRSIGLLTRVITDAIVEGMKTRTAAAPAPDAAKNAATEALEKELLEAAPTTPEA
- the rlmN gene encoding 23S rRNA (adenine(2503)-C(2))-methyltransferase RlmN — protein: MSTRPDANPELKLVFDEPPQRKKAPKHLADLSPADRKIWAKELGLQPFRASQVATHYFSHLSNNPEEWTDIPTAERQSIADALTPKLIQLVTSRTTDNGMTRKDLWKLHDGVLVESVLMRYTDRVTVCISSQAGCGMNCPFCATGQAGLTRNLTAGEITEQIVAAARACANGELPGGEARLSNIVFMGMGEPLANYNAVVRTLRNITDPNPDGLGISARSVTVSTVGLVNGIEKLMDEGINCTLAVSLHTPDDELRDSLVPINSRFNVREVLAAADAYEKKTGRRYSIEYALIRDINDQSWRADLLGRLLKSRNAHVNLIPLNPTPGSKWTASRREDEEEFVRILENYGVPVTVRDTRGREIDGACGQLAAAEKSK
- a CDS encoding branched-chain amino acid aminotransferase; translated protein: MKIKLNPNAKDAATRDALVAEGGFGKYYTDHMVICEWTQDGGWAEPELIPYGPLSLDPATAVFHYGQEIFEGMKAYRQPDGGIALFRPEANARRFAKSAARLALPEMPEALFLETVETLVKQDAGWVPNKVGESLYIRPFMIATEVGLGVRPSNKATYILIATPAGAYFDPSKAVSVWISTEYVRAAQGGTGEAKCGGNYAASLVAQKAAAKEGCDQVVWIDAKERKWIEEMGGMNLYFVKGEGADATVITPKLTGTLLPGITRDSILSAAKDLGYKTDEVMLSIDDWRIGVSSGEITEIFACGTAAVVSPVGQAKSAMGTWVTGDGQPGAITMQIRNHLLAIQHGTTADKHGWVKRVI
- the cimA gene encoding citramalate synthase codes for the protein MTISDAFHIYDTTLRDGAQQEGLNLSVHDKLTIARHLDDLGVGFIEGGWPGANPKDTEFFALAKKELKLKNAIFVAFGATRRPNVKAADDVLLGALRDSGAPAVTLVAKAFDRHVDLALKTTLEENLAMIRDSVTHLRQEGQRVFLDAEHFFDGYRANRDYALEVIRVAMEAGADVAALCDTNGGMLPDEIADVVHDVLTATSARIGIHCHNDTGCAVANSMAAVAAGATHVQGTLNGYGERTGNADLVTIIANLELKKKQLVLPPNALRESFRISHAVAEVTNISPSARQPYVGVSAFAHKAGLHASAIKVDPFLYQHEDPASVGNDMRMLVSDMAGRASIELKSQELGVDLGGDRELVGRVVDRVKEMESRGFTFEAADASFELLLLEEISGKRPSFFTIDHWLTTVERAEDQSIVTKAEVTVTAQGKEISCSGSGNGPVNAFDNALRSGLKQLYPELEVLELTDYKVRILEGRLGTGAITRVLVETSDGKGEWNTVGVHENVIAASAMALEDAVTFGLLRQGRKPE
- the serA gene encoding phosphoglycerate dehydrogenase, with the protein product MITEKEALRVAKPVVLIAEELSPATLEALGPDFEVRNCDGANRTELLAELGKGVDAVLIRSATKMDAEAIAAAKGLKVIARAGVGLDNVDIPAATTAGVMVVNAPTSNIVSAAELAISLLLASARFISPAHAALRNGKWARSKYTGAELFEKTLGIVGFGRIGQLVAHRMQAFGMNVVAYDPYLQPARAAQLGVELVDLDTLLTRSDFITIHLPKTKETANLIGVEALKKVKPSVRIINAARGGVLDEAALHDAIVEGRVAGAGLDVYVTEPCTDSPLFQLDQVVATPHLGASTDEAQERAGIAVAVSVRKALAGELVPDAVNVKGGAIHEEIRPSLPLVEKMAQIATAIAGELPTNLDVHVRGDISEHDSSILAISALKGALLATGAEDVTYVNAPGLAAARNLTSTSDTDAVSPEYRSMISLHCALANGKSITVDGTLMGIRKVEKIIAIDGFDLDLPPTDNLLFLRYADRPGVVGAVGNALGKAGINIAGMQVARASAGGEALMAITVDSPVADAIVSAVAKETGADLVRSVTLVN
- a CDS encoding phosphatidate cytidylyltransferase, with the translated sequence MSDLHSINEAINKRAGRKLLPSIAVSLSLIALVWFALAYQRAIFALVVTIAVVLGIRELNKAFTAIDIHIPLWSLTTAAVGLCAATWFGGISGLAVATAIAFPCLLVLLLPRGTVNFVKTASASALALVYLPFLAGFLILLARPSNGLERVMTFVVLVGCNDTFAYLTGVLFGKHPLAPKISPKKTIEGLLGSLVFTIAGGAIAFHYIMGAEWWLGALAGLLTVFTATSGDLIESALKRDMAIKDMGNLLPGHGGIMDRLDSVLFAAPALWLALEIVHRAQDSGIL
- the pyrH gene encoding UMP kinase; translated protein: MPGTRGTYRRVLLKLSGEVFGGEKGIGVDIDVMRDVAKQIKDVVKTGVQMAVVVGGGNYFRGAELQQVGMDRARADYMGMLGTVMNCLALQDFLEKEGVDTRVQTAITMGQVAEPYIPRRAIRHLEKGRVVIFGAGAGMPFFTTDTVAAQRALEIGSEALLLAKSGVDGVYSADPKKDASATKFDEISYNEVLSKSLAVADAAAFSLCRENKLPIIVFDLMASGNIARAVRGEKIGTLVS
- the frr gene encoding ribosome recycling factor, giving the protein MADVASALADAQSKMDKAVEVAKDDFATIRTGRAHPALFNKIMVDYYGTYTPLSQLASIQVPEARMAIVAPFDKGAMASIEKAIRESDLGVNPGNDGVVIRVALPQLSEERRKDYIKVAKGKAEDSKVSIRNIRRAAKELMEKLEKDGDIGKDDLARGEKELEKVTSEHVTKIDELLKHKEAELLEV
- a CDS encoding tyrosine recombinase XerC, which encodes MGSVALSEIRDAFLKYLESERNLSAHTIRAYLGDLDSFFEHLEKLDITDFSKLELSHIRSWLANQQVKGGARTTLSRRAVSIRLFTKWATKKGYLAKDVGATLATPKGARTLPEVLNIADAGLAMDALATRVADEDGPLSKRDCAMVEVLYASGARVSELCGLDLQDIDYERNTIRVIGKGNKERTIPLGNPAMRALVAWLKEGRPSLAGDKSDRAVFLGARGKRIDQRTVRTVVYQALQALEGAVKLGPHALRHSAATHLLEGGADLRTVQEILGHASLATTQIYTHVSTERLQKAFKQAHPRA
- a CDS encoding 3-isopropylmalate dehydrogenase; the protein is MKNINLAVIAGDGIGPEVVAQGLRVLDKVAAKYDVTFTKTEYDLGAGYWHRTGEVLPDSVLAEIAKADVILLGAVGDPTVPSGVLERGLLLKLRFAFDHYINLRPAVLRAGVTGPLATKAPIDFIVVREGTEGPYVGAGGVLAEGTDAEIATEESLNTRRGAERVIRDAFARAAKRDRKKLTLVHKNNVLTRAGSLWTRTFNEVAKEFPGVTTDYLHVDAASMFFVTNPERFDVVVTDNLFGDILTDIAAAICGGIGLAASGNINPTGAFPSMFEPVHGSAPDIAGKNLADPTATVMSVAMMMDHLGYADAAREIEAAVNADLLARADKKRSTTEIGDALLAQL